The following proteins come from a genomic window of Candidatus Cloacimonadota bacterium:
- a CDS encoding DUF2905 domain-containing protein, which yields MTPQVGRILIIFGIILIVIGLLLTNTKIGKYLGKLPGDINIKKANFSFHFPIVTCILISIILTILINLFFRK from the coding sequence ATGACGCCACAAGTAGGAAGAATATTAATAATTTTTGGAATTATACTGATTGTTATCGGATTGCTATTAACAAATACAAAAATCGGAAAATATCTTGGTAAACTTCCTGGTGACATTAATATTAAAAAAGCTAATTTTTCATTTCACTTTCCAATTGTCACCTGTATTTTGATAAGTATAATTTTAACTATTTTGATAAATTTGTTTTTCAGAAAATGA
- a CDS encoding epoxyqueuosine reductase QueH, with the protein MTKKKVLFHICCAPCYVAPYLHLKDEFDVMGFWYNPNIHPYTENQKRLAEVKRFQEEEGCKILYKDEYNLEKWFRAVVFRENDRCRYCYYDRLLNTAIYAKRGKFDYFTTTLLYSKFQQHKLIREIGESLAKQYSVKFLYQDFREFWKEGIEISKQKKMYRQQYCGCIYSEKERYCGT; encoded by the coding sequence ATGACTAAAAAGAAAGTTTTATTCCATATCTGTTGTGCACCGTGCTATGTTGCACCGTATCTTCATCTTAAAGATGAATTCGATGTGATGGGATTCTGGTATAATCCAAACATACATCCCTACACAGAAAATCAAAAACGGCTTGCTGAAGTTAAACGCTTTCAAGAAGAAGAAGGTTGTAAAATTCTTTATAAAGACGAGTATAACCTGGAAAAGTGGTTTCGGGCTGTCGTATTTAGAGAAAATGACCGTTGCAGATATTGCTATTATGATAGATTACTTAATACTGCAATTTATGCTAAAAGAGGAAAATTTGATTATTTCACTACCACTTTACTCTACAGCAAATTTCAACAACATAAATTGATAAGAGAGATTGGTGAAAGTCTTGCAAAACAGTATTCAGTAAAATTCCTTTATCAAGATTTTCGTGAATTCTGGAAAGAAGGCATAGAAATTTCAAAACAAAAAAAAATGTATCGTCAGCAGTATTGTGGATGTATTTATAGTGAAAAAGAAAGATATTGTGGGACATAA